The Verrucomicrobiia bacterium genome includes a window with the following:
- a CDS encoding pyridoxal phosphate-dependent aminotransferase family protein, translated as MPPHSKSRDRLKKFLRAILSRALYNLAVFEPEPLQQVQRTWARVGRRTLSYFAGCDYFRLASHPRIAAALLTGLKRYGLNVAASRLTTGNHRLYGQLENRLAQFFHVETALLASSGYLTNLVVAQALARHFSHALIDRAAHPSLQDAARSLDCPVVQFQHRDPADLAACLRRCGPQSRVIVLTDGMFARDGSVAPLRQYLEGLPQDATVLLDDAHGAGVLGACGRGTPEHEGARDKRIIQTITLSKAFGVYGGAILGTSKLRRQCVTGSHLFAGSTPLPLPLVYAALEAVRILGSDKRIRHRLKENASYVRGALRAAGLDVPETPGPIFALYPRTAKAVAKLKQELLAQGIFPPFIRYPGGPASGYFRFVISSEHSKEQLDRLIKALTM; from the coding sequence TTGCCACCGCACTCCAAATCCCGCGACCGGCTCAAGAAATTTCTTCGTGCGATCCTGTCGCGGGCGCTTTATAACCTCGCCGTGTTCGAGCCTGAACCGCTGCAGCAGGTCCAGCGTACGTGGGCGCGCGTGGGCCGCCGCACGCTTTCTTATTTTGCCGGTTGCGATTATTTCAGGCTGGCAAGCCATCCCAGGATAGCCGCCGCCTTGCTGACCGGCCTCAAGAGGTACGGGTTAAACGTTGCCGCGTCGCGCCTGACCACAGGCAACCATCGGCTCTACGGGCAGCTCGAAAACCGGCTAGCTCAATTCTTTCATGTCGAAACCGCCCTGCTGGCATCAAGCGGTTACCTGACGAATCTGGTGGTGGCGCAGGCCCTGGCGCGCCATTTTTCCCACGCCCTCATTGATCGCGCGGCGCACCCTTCCCTTCAGGACGCTGCCCGGTCTCTGGATTGTCCCGTGGTCCAGTTCCAGCATCGGGACCCGGCTGACTTGGCGGCTTGCCTCCGCCGCTGCGGGCCGCAGTCCAGGGTGATCGTGCTGACCGACGGGATGTTTGCGCGAGACGGCTCGGTGGCGCCCTTGCGGCAGTATTTGGAAGGTCTCCCGCAGGACGCAACCGTGCTGCTGGACGATGCGCACGGGGCCGGAGTTTTAGGCGCGTGTGGAAGGGGCACACCGGAACATGAGGGCGCGCGGGATAAACGGATTATTCAAACCATCACCTTGAGCAAGGCTTTTGGGGTTTACGGCGGTGCAATCCTGGGAACATCAAAGCTGCGTCGGCAATGCGTGACTGGGAGCCATCTGTTTGCCGGGAGCACGCCCCTGCCGTTGCCGTTGGTTTATGCGGCCCTCGAGGCGGTCCGCATCCTGGGCAGCGACAAGCGGATTAGGCATCGGCTTAAAGAAAACGCTTCTTATGTGAGAGGGGCATTGCGCGCCGCGGGGCTCGATGTGCCGGAAACCCCAGGACCCATTTTCGCCCTGTATCCACGAACCGCTAAGGCAGTGGCAAAATTGAAGCAGGAGCTTTTAGCGCAGGGAATTTTCCCGCCGTTCATTCGCTATCCAGGAGGTCCGGCCAGTGGTTATTTCCGGTTCGTAATTTCGAGTGAACACAGCAAGGAGCAGCTTGACCGGCTGATTAAGGCTTTGACAATGTAG
- the sppA gene encoding signal peptide peptidase SppA, with the protein MEANAPPPAGPPPPPIAPPPVVFPPATQPPRRGRGWMITALVLLVLLVSSVLFNVVSFASNLLGGKSARYGARTAGPRLDEVVMEDNDALNKIAVIHVEGIITGQVIDQGGHSMVELIRAQLKNAQEDDQVKAVILKVDSPGGEVLASDEIYRAISEFESKPSHKPVVASMGSLAASGGYYVSAPCRWIVANDMTITGSIGVIMSSWNYRGLMDKIGLLPQTYKSGKYKDMLSGSREPDSVTPEEKAMLQGLIDETFGKFKSVVQEGRDAAYEKNKDANDKGRPLSDHWQDYADGRVLSGTEAFKLGFVDELGGFKDAVARAKKLAGIGNANLIEYQQRYDISDLFRLFGKSEARVIKVDVGLDTPKLQAGQMYFLSPTFVH; encoded by the coding sequence ATGGAAGCCAACGCGCCACCACCGGCCGGTCCGCCCCCGCCACCCATTGCGCCCCCGCCAGTCGTGTTTCCGCCCGCCACGCAACCGCCCCGACGCGGGCGCGGCTGGATGATTACCGCTTTGGTCCTGCTGGTGCTGCTCGTGTCGAGCGTTTTATTCAACGTCGTGAGTTTTGCCAGCAACCTGCTGGGAGGCAAATCCGCCCGTTACGGCGCCCGCACTGCCGGGCCACGCCTGGACGAGGTTGTGATGGAAGACAACGATGCCTTGAACAAAATAGCGGTTATCCATGTCGAGGGCATCATTACCGGCCAGGTCATCGATCAGGGCGGCCATAGCATGGTCGAGCTGATTCGTGCCCAGTTAAAGAACGCCCAAGAGGATGACCAGGTAAAAGCAGTCATTCTGAAGGTCGATTCGCCCGGAGGCGAGGTGCTCGCCTCGGATGAGATTTACCGGGCCATCTCGGAATTTGAGTCCAAACCTTCACACAAACCGGTGGTGGCCTCGATGGGCAGCCTGGCGGCGTCTGGCGGCTATTATGTATCGGCCCCGTGCCGTTGGATTGTGGCAAATGACATGACGATTACCGGAAGCATTGGAGTCATCATGAGTTCATGGAATTACCGGGGACTGATGGATAAAATCGGGCTCCTGCCCCAAACCTATAAAAGCGGCAAATACAAGGATATGCTCAGCGGCTCGCGCGAGCCGGACTCCGTCACTCCCGAGGAAAAGGCAATGCTTCAGGGCTTGATCGACGAGACGTTTGGCAAATTCAAGAGCGTGGTGCAGGAAGGCAGGGATGCGGCTTACGAAAAAAACAAAGATGCAAATGATAAAGGACGCCCCTTAAGCGATCATTGGCAGGATTACGCCGATGGGCGCGTGCTCTCCGGCACAGAGGCCTTTAAGCTTGGGTTTGTGGATGAATTGGGCGGTTTTAAGGATGCCGTAGCCCGGGCCAAAAAGCTCGCCGGCATTGGGAATGCGAACCTAATCGAGTACCAGCAACGCTACGATATTTCGGACCTGTTCCGGCTGTTCGGCAAGAGCGAAGCGCGGGTAATCAAAGTCGATGTCGGCCTGGATACGCCCAAGTTGCAGGCCGGGCAGATGTATTTCCTCTCACCGACATTCGTTCATTGA
- the kaiC gene encoding circadian clock protein KaiC codes for MSPRASNPKASGHGIAKAPTGVTGLDEITGGGLPKGRPTLVCGGAGCGKTLLAIEFLVRGATRFHEPGVFVAFEETEEELTKNVASLGFDLAGLVRQRKIALDHVYIERSEIEETGQFDLEGLFVRLGHAIASIGAKRVVLDTIEALFASLPNEAILRAELRRLFRWLKEKGVTAMITGERGEGTLTRYGLEEYVADCVIVLDHRIADQISTRRLRIIKYRGSFHGTNEYPFLIEANGISVLPITSIGLEHPAPTERVATGVADLDAMLGAKGYFRGSNVLVSGAAGTGKSSLAAAFVEAACKRGERAVYFAFEESPEQILRNMRSIGIHLAPWVSRGLLRFHAVRPSLYGLEMHLLSMHQVIAETKPNVVVLDPISNLISIGERPDVRSMLTRLIDFLKTERITSLFTSLTESDAPGTSQAAVSSLMDTWVLVGNVEQNGERRRALYLLKSRGMAHSNRVREFCLSSKGMKLTDSRSDEGSVMATEAQEPPEAAAAGNAAADNGQRGGTRNRAVKRARPQ; via the coding sequence ATGTCTCCCCGAGCCTCGAATCCCAAAGCCTCTGGCCATGGAATCGCAAAAGCCCCCACGGGAGTAACCGGCCTTGACGAAATCACCGGCGGCGGATTGCCCAAAGGCCGGCCAACCCTGGTATGCGGCGGCGCCGGTTGCGGCAAAACCCTCCTGGCAATAGAGTTTCTTGTGCGCGGCGCCACGCGATTCCATGAGCCCGGGGTTTTTGTTGCCTTTGAAGAGACTGAGGAAGAATTGACGAAGAATGTGGCGTCTCTGGGATTCGATTTGGCGGGCCTGGTTCGGCAGAGAAAAATCGCCCTGGACCACGTGTACATCGAACGCAGCGAGATTGAAGAGACGGGGCAATTCGATCTCGAGGGTTTGTTCGTTCGCCTTGGGCATGCCATCGCTTCGATTGGGGCCAAGCGCGTGGTGCTCGATACCATCGAGGCGCTCTTTGCCAGTCTGCCCAACGAAGCTATCTTGAGGGCGGAACTGCGGCGACTCTTCCGCTGGTTGAAGGAAAAAGGGGTGACGGCCATGATCACGGGAGAACGCGGAGAGGGAACACTCACCCGTTATGGGTTGGAAGAATACGTGGCCGACTGTGTCATCGTCCTTGACCACCGTATCGCCGATCAAATTTCAACCCGCCGGTTGCGGATCATAAAGTACCGAGGTTCTTTCCACGGGACAAACGAGTATCCATTCCTGATTGAGGCCAATGGCATTTCTGTCCTGCCGATCACTTCCATTGGCCTGGAGCACCCGGCGCCTACCGAGCGAGTTGCCACCGGGGTGGCGGACCTGGATGCAATGCTCGGGGCCAAAGGTTACTTCCGCGGGAGTAACGTGCTGGTTTCCGGCGCGGCGGGGACCGGCAAATCGAGCCTGGCGGCGGCATTCGTGGAGGCGGCCTGCAAGCGGGGAGAACGCGCTGTTTATTTCGCGTTTGAAGAATCGCCTGAACAAATCCTGCGCAACATGCGGTCAATTGGCATCCATCTCGCCCCGTGGGTCAGTCGTGGGCTGCTCCGGTTCCACGCCGTGCGTCCGAGCCTCTACGGCTTAGAAATGCATCTCCTCTCGATGCACCAGGTTATCGCCGAGACCAAGCCAAACGTAGTAGTCCTCGACCCCATATCCAACCTCATTTCCATAGGGGAACGGCCAGATGTGCGCTCAATGTTGACTCGGCTGATTGATTTCCTCAAAACCGAGCGGATTACAAGCCTCTTCACAAGCCTCACCGAAAGCGATGCGCCTGGTACTTCCCAAGCGGCGGTTTCTTCACTAATGGATACCTGGGTGTTGGTCGGCAATGTCGAACAGAACGGCGAGAGGCGCCGCGCCCTCTACCTGTTGAAATCGCGCGGCATGGCCCATTCCAACCGGGTCCGTGAATTCTGTTTGTCGAGCAAAGGGATGAAACTAACAGATAGCCGCTCTGATGAAGGCTCTGTCATGGCAACGGAGGCGCAGGAGCCGCCAGAAGCCGCCGCCGCCGGGAACGCCGCGGCTGACAACGGGCAGCGGGGCGGGACAAGGAATCGCGCGGTCAAAAGAGCAAGACCTCAATGA
- a CDS encoding circadian clock KaiB family protein yields the protein MKTKSKRQSPGKTKPNGKFWDLRLYVAGQTPKSITAFSNLKKLCEEHLSGKYRIEIVDLIQDPTLARGDQILALPTLVRKLPQPVRKIIGDLSNTERVLVGLDLRPG from the coding sequence ATGAAAACCAAAAGCAAGCGCCAATCACCTGGAAAAACCAAGCCCAATGGCAAATTCTGGGACTTGCGGCTATATGTTGCGGGCCAGACCCCCAAATCGATCACAGCCTTTTCAAATCTCAAGAAGCTGTGCGAGGAACATCTGTCGGGCAAATACCGCATCGAGATCGTTGATTTAATTCAAGACCCAACCCTCGCGCGCGGCGACCAGATTCTGGCCCTCCCCACGCTGGTGCGCAAACTCCCGCAACCGGTCCGAAAGATCATCGGGGATTTGTCCAACACGGAGCGCGTGCTGGTCGGCTTGGACCTGAGACCAGGATGA
- a CDS encoding circadian clock KaiB family protein codes for MKRETKGNESAARRSNKEKTPPGKYVLRLYVTGATPRSTRAILNIKNICEEHLAGRYNLEVIDIYQQPVLAKGDQIVAAPTLIRLLPLPLRRFIGDMSRTKKILVGLNVRILST; via the coding sequence ATGAAGCGGGAGACCAAAGGCAACGAGAGCGCGGCGCGTCGCTCGAACAAAGAGAAGACACCCCCCGGGAAATACGTCCTGAGACTCTATGTCACGGGAGCAACGCCGCGCTCGACGCGGGCGATTCTGAACATCAAGAATATTTGTGAGGAACACTTGGCTGGCCGTTACAATCTCGAGGTTATCGATATTTACCAGCAACCTGTTTTGGCCAAAGGAGACCAGATCGTCGCGGCCCCAACCCTCATCCGGCTTTTACCCCTGCCGCTGCGGCGCTTTATCGGGGACATGTCGCGCACGAAGAAAATCCTCGTCGGCCTCAATGTGCGGATTCTATCCACATGA
- a CDS encoding ATP-binding protein, whose amino-acid sequence MSTRTLRAPHRDLAAELEETRARLAQAEETLEAIRNGEVDALVVSASGGEQIFSLQGAETPYRCLIERMHEGALLLNPQATILYANAHFAQLARRPLEQLIGSSWSVLLAPGQYERLEGLLRGAKGGGIRGEFQLRLPEGGYLPVEVSLSSIPIEPAGALAAIVTDLSERKAAETRLVAANKELKEMVGELQHVSYAVVHDIRAPLRAMEGFAALLEGDLGLTPAERKDYCRRIAAAASRLDKFIQDILTYNKAVLELPPLARVALSRVVQGVLESYPHLSRENADIEVAEQLPVVLGNETLLIQCFSNLLGNAVKFVRRNTRPRVRIWAEPSGRMAPEDKSESSEVHLVRPARPVRIWIEDNGIGISKSARHRLFGMFQRLHPGYEGTGIGLAIVRKVVNRMGGRVGVKSVEGEGSRFWVELQEAS is encoded by the coding sequence ATGAGCACACGAACTCTCCGAGCGCCTCACAGAGACCTGGCAGCCGAGCTTGAAGAAACCAGAGCCCGGCTGGCGCAAGCGGAAGAAACGCTCGAAGCCATCCGAAACGGCGAAGTGGATGCCCTGGTGGTCTCCGCGTCCGGTGGCGAGCAAATCTTCTCCCTGCAAGGGGCAGAAACTCCATACCGGTGCTTGATCGAGCGGATGCACGAAGGAGCCCTGCTTTTGAATCCGCAGGCAACCATCCTCTACGCTAATGCGCATTTCGCCCAACTCGCGCGCAGACCGCTCGAGCAATTAATCGGCTCAAGCTGGAGCGTTCTGCTGGCGCCGGGCCAATACGAGCGACTTGAAGGTCTATTGCGCGGCGCCAAAGGCGGCGGTATTCGGGGGGAATTCCAATTGCGACTGCCGGAAGGGGGGTATCTGCCAGTCGAGGTCTCCTTGTCCTCGATTCCCATCGAGCCGGCCGGAGCGCTGGCGGCGATTGTAACCGATCTCTCCGAACGCAAGGCCGCCGAAACGCGGCTGGTGGCGGCAAACAAGGAGCTGAAGGAAATGGTCGGCGAACTCCAGCATGTCTCCTACGCCGTCGTTCATGACATCCGCGCCCCGCTCCGCGCAATGGAGGGCTTTGCCGCTTTGCTCGAGGGCGACCTGGGACTTACGCCCGCGGAACGGAAAGATTATTGTCGCCGGATTGCCGCTGCCGCGAGCCGTTTGGATAAGTTTATCCAGGACATACTGACCTATAACAAAGCCGTCCTTGAGCTGCCCCCGCTAGCCCGCGTCGCTCTATCGAGAGTTGTTCAGGGCGTGCTGGAAAGCTATCCTCATCTCTCGAGAGAAAATGCCGACATTGAGGTTGCGGAACAACTGCCCGTGGTGCTTGGCAACGAAACCCTCTTGATTCAATGCTTCTCAAACCTCCTGGGTAATGCCGTCAAATTCGTCCGCCGCAACACCCGGCCACGGGTGCGCATTTGGGCGGAACCCTCGGGGCGCATGGCTCCGGAGGATAAAAGCGAATCTTCCGAGGTGCATCTTGTAAGGCCAGCCCGCCCGGTCCGCATCTGGATCGAGGACAATGGCATCGGCATTTCCAAATCCGCTCGCCACCGCCTCTTCGGCATGTTCCAACGCCTCCATCCCGGCTATGAAGGCACCGGCATTGGCCTGGCCATCGTGCGGAAGGTGGTCAACCGCATGGGTGGGAGAGTTGGAGTTAAATCCGTGGAAGGCGAAGGAAGCCGTTTTTGGGTTGAGTTGCAAGAGGCCTCTTGA
- a CDS encoding glycosyl hydrolase family 28-related protein, with product MKRFSQHLLRHLGLVLLSLTAALPVGAGSYYKQRLEDSRAVYAAGPSGGDDTKALQQAINRVQETGQGIVLLGPGRYLLSDTLFIWPGIRVIGYGAVRPVIVLPKNTRGFQEPAQEKVLFFFAGGRPGFGRMRPRNTGSTPERVPDASPGTFYSALSNVNIEIEDGNPGAVAIRARYAQHCFLAHIEMFLGSALAGIHEGGNVVQDVRFSGGRYAIWTSKPSPGWQFTVIDCSFEGQLESAILEREAGLTLIRPHFLRVPTVVAIEPGKADELWIKDARLEDVTGPAFVFGVENNPRNEINMEGITCRAVPVFARLLDSGKRFVAPANIYKVQIFSHGLHYSEIGAVPQIRTLFDALPVATLLPPVASDLPDLPAPDVWVNLSDLGAKGDGVTDDTQAIQKAIDTHPAIYFPSGFYVVRDTLRLRSDTVLIGLHPGATQIILRDSTPGYQGVGPPKALLETPKGGSNIVVGLGLYTSGANPRVVAALWKAGARSMMNDVRFLGGHGTPQADGSRENPYNNNHTSDPDPNRRWDSQYPSLWVTDGGGGTFLDIWTPSTFATAGMLVSDTETEGRVYQMSSEHHVRYEVQVHKAAHWRFYALQTEAERGESGFDLPLEIDSSDDISIANLHMYRVISSFQPFPWAVKVSHSRDIHFRNVHCFSNSKVSYDCALFDQTHNVEVRHREFAWLDLSGRPPQPKRAGHSPVLAPGATVEKLAGGFFNISGGVCGPLGDFYFVDAHWQRIYRWDPESRQLSTISDFPLEPVNLAIGNDGNLLVVSYAGKGNVYRLNAQGDIEPLAPEPVAARVAKTFFLPVSDWRLNRESLSHPVAHFISPDGATILPVGADFLSGATSWGVKSSPQIRSFGLAPAEAGKPFYVTDEAELTTWSGVVKPDGSLSGLRLFAEQGGEGVAADLRGTVFIAAGQVYVYDPKGSLIDTIEVPERPLQLVFGGGDRHTLFIPARTSLYAIRTH from the coding sequence ATGAAACGATTTTCACAACATCTTCTGAGGCATCTCGGGTTGGTCCTGCTCTCCCTCACTGCGGCCCTGCCTGTCGGCGCAGGTTCCTATTACAAACAGCGACTCGAGGATTCCAGGGCGGTCTATGCCGCCGGCCCGTCTGGTGGTGACGACACCAAGGCGCTTCAGCAAGCCATCAATCGGGTCCAGGAAACCGGCCAGGGCATCGTCCTGCTCGGTCCAGGACGCTACCTTCTGAGCGATACTCTTTTTATTTGGCCCGGCATTCGCGTGATCGGATATGGCGCCGTCCGCCCGGTCATCGTCCTGCCAAAAAACACTCGGGGTTTTCAAGAACCCGCGCAAGAAAAGGTGCTGTTTTTCTTCGCGGGAGGGCGTCCTGGTTTTGGCCGCATGCGTCCACGCAATACGGGTTCGACTCCTGAACGTGTGCCCGATGCCAGTCCCGGAACCTTTTATTCCGCGCTCTCGAATGTTAATATCGAGATTGAGGATGGGAATCCCGGGGCGGTGGCCATCCGCGCGCGCTACGCCCAGCACTGCTTTCTCGCCCACATCGAGATGTTTCTGGGCTCGGCGCTGGCGGGCATTCACGAAGGGGGAAATGTCGTCCAGGATGTCCGCTTCTCGGGTGGACGGTACGCCATCTGGACCTCGAAACCCTCGCCTGGATGGCAGTTCACGGTGATTGACTGTTCCTTCGAAGGCCAGCTCGAATCCGCCATCCTCGAACGTGAAGCGGGGCTCACTCTCATTCGCCCTCATTTTCTACGCGTGCCAACCGTTGTCGCGATCGAGCCCGGCAAGGCCGACGAGCTTTGGATTAAGGACGCTCGCCTGGAAGACGTGACCGGCCCGGCTTTTGTTTTCGGTGTCGAGAACAATCCTCGAAACGAAATCAACATGGAAGGGATCACCTGCCGCGCAGTGCCGGTCTTTGCCAGGCTGCTTGATAGTGGCAAGCGCTTCGTCGCACCCGCAAATATCTACAAGGTCCAAATCTTCTCCCACGGCCTGCACTATTCGGAAATTGGGGCGGTACCCCAAATCAGAACATTGTTCGATGCCCTTCCAGTGGCTACCCTGCTGCCGCCCGTAGCCTCAGACCTGCCCGATCTGCCAGCGCCTGACGTCTGGGTGAACCTCAGTGACCTAGGCGCCAAGGGCGACGGCGTCACCGATGACACCCAGGCCATACAAAAGGCGATCGACACGCATCCCGCTATCTACTTTCCTTCCGGTTTTTACGTGGTGCGCGATACCCTGAGGCTCCGCTCGGACACCGTTCTGATTGGTCTCCACCCTGGCGCCACACAGATAATTCTGCGCGACAGCACGCCGGGTTATCAAGGGGTAGGACCGCCTAAGGCATTGCTCGAGACCCCGAAAGGGGGAAGTAACATCGTCGTCGGCCTGGGCCTATATACCAGCGGGGCAAATCCGCGCGTCGTCGCCGCTCTCTGGAAGGCCGGCGCCCGTTCCATGATGAACGATGTCCGTTTTTTGGGCGGTCACGGCACCCCTCAGGCCGACGGCTCACGCGAGAATCCTTACAACAACAACCATACGTCGGATCCCGACCCCAATCGCCGCTGGGACAGCCAATACCCAAGCCTTTGGGTCACTGATGGAGGCGGTGGCACTTTCCTCGATATTTGGACCCCCTCGACTTTTGCTACTGCAGGGATGCTTGTCTCGGATACAGAAACCGAAGGCCGCGTTTACCAGATGTCCAGCGAGCATCATGTCCGCTACGAGGTCCAGGTTCATAAGGCCGCCCACTGGCGGTTCTACGCCCTGCAGACCGAAGCCGAGCGCGGCGAAAGCGGGTTTGACCTGCCGCTGGAAATCGATTCTTCAGACGACATCAGCATCGCCAACTTGCACATGTACAGAGTCATCAGCTCATTCCAACCGTTTCCTTGGGCCGTCAAGGTGTCCCACTCCAGAGACATCCACTTCCGCAACGTGCACTGCTTCAGCAATAGCAAAGTCAGCTATGATTGCGCCCTTTTCGACCAGACCCACAACGTCGAGGTCCGCCACCGCGAGTTCGCCTGGCTTGACCTCTCCGGCAGGCCGCCCCAACCCAAACGGGCCGGCCATTCGCCTGTTCTCGCGCCGGGCGCTACCGTGGAAAAGCTCGCTGGTGGCTTTTTTAATATTTCGGGCGGGGTCTGCGGACCCTTGGGCGATTTCTACTTCGTGGACGCGCACTGGCAGCGCATTTATCGCTGGGACCCGGAGTCGCGCCAACTCTCCACCATCAGCGACTTCCCGCTCGAACCGGTGAACCTGGCGATCGGCAACGACGGTAACCTGCTGGTGGTGTCCTACGCGGGCAAAGGCAACGTTTACAGGCTCAACGCGCAAGGGGACATCGAGCCCTTGGCGCCTGAACCCGTCGCCGCCCGGGTGGCAAAGACCTTCTTCCTCCCGGTCAGCGACTGGCGATTGAATCGCGAATCGCTCTCGCATCCTGTGGCGCACTTTATCTCACCAGACGGCGCCACAATTCTGCCCGTTGGCGCGGACTTTCTGAGCGGAGCCACCAGTTGGGGTGTTAAATCGAGCCCTCAAATCCGCTCCTTTGGCCTCGCGCCAGCCGAGGCGGGGAAACCCTTTTATGTTACCGATGAAGCCGAGCTGACGACCTGGTCTGGCGTCGTAAAACCCGACGGCAGTCTCTCTGGCTTGCGCCTGTTCGCCGAGCAGGGGGGTGAAGGTGTGGCGGCAGACTTGAGGGGCACCGTTTTTATCGCCGCCGGTCAGGTCTATGTTTATGACCCCAAAGGCAGCCTTATCGATACAATTGAAGTGCCGGAGCGTCCTCTGCAACTCGTCTTCGGCGGGGGTGATCGTCATACCCTTTTTATTCCTGCCCGGACCTCCCTCTATGCAATACGCACACATTAG
- a CDS encoding CbiX/SirB N-terminal domain-containing protein — translation MSQPEFPDAALVLVGHGTTLNEDSATPVYQHAAELRRRNCFAEVREGFWKQQPLVSELFPALDTPRVFIAPLFISEGYFCEQVIPRALGFEREGHGGIRRVQRRSAQILKYCRPVGTHPSMTSALLARARGVVQQYPFPRAPLPNETTLIVAGHGTEQNENSRVVVERQAEVISSQRSYAAVHAVFLEEQPLIPTCYSLAQTKNMVVVPFFISDGLHVREDIPILLGESERIVKQRLQQGQATWRNPTEKQGKLVWYAGSVGTEPSLADVILERVREADSWGSFSG, via the coding sequence GTGAGTCAGCCAGAATTTCCGGACGCGGCGCTGGTGCTGGTCGGACACGGGACCACGCTCAACGAGGATTCCGCTACGCCGGTTTATCAGCATGCCGCCGAGTTGCGCCGCCGCAACTGCTTCGCCGAGGTCCGCGAAGGATTCTGGAAACAACAGCCTCTTGTGAGCGAACTTTTTCCGGCCCTCGACACGCCCAGGGTTTTTATTGCTCCTCTGTTCATCAGCGAGGGATACTTTTGCGAACAAGTCATTCCCCGAGCATTGGGTTTCGAGCGCGAAGGGCACGGGGGCATCAGGCGGGTGCAGCGGCGCAGTGCGCAAATCCTGAAGTATTGCAGGCCGGTCGGCACGCATCCCAGCATGACCTCCGCTCTGCTGGCGCGCGCCCGGGGGGTGGTGCAACAATATCCATTCCCTCGCGCTCCCTTGCCCAACGAGACCACGCTCATCGTAGCGGGCCATGGCACGGAGCAAAACGAAAATTCACGGGTAGTGGTCGAGCGCCAGGCTGAGGTCATCAGCAGCCAGAGGAGTTATGCGGCGGTCCACGCCGTTTTTCTCGAGGAACAACCCCTTATCCCCACCTGCTACTCTTTGGCTCAGACAAAAAATATGGTGGTAGTTCCCTTTTTCATCAGCGACGGTTTGCATGTGCGGGAGGATATTCCCATTTTGTTGGGTGAATCCGAGCGTATCGTGAAGCAGCGGCTTCAGCAGGGACAAGCCACCTGGCGCAACCCGACTGAAAAACAAGGCAAGCTGGTATGGTATGCCGGCAGCGTCGGCACGGAGCCCTCTTTGGCTGATGTGATCCTCGAACGGGTGCGCGAAGCCGATAGCTGGGGTTCTTTTTCAGGTTGA
- a CDS encoding prephenate dehydrogenase/arogenate dehydrogenase family protein: protein MKPETCPVRWKKVTVVGVGLLGGSLGLALRQRRLADCVAGYVRRASSVRECEHLGAVDFATRDLGRAVSGADLVVLCTPIAQMRPLALEMAGHLTRGAIVTDVGSVKETLVRDLEGLLAPVGAFVVGSHPMAGAEKMGVAAARADLFANAICVVTPTRNSDPRGVRQVEHLWKSVGARVVRLSPTTHDRLVSRSSHLPHVVAAQLANFVLTSKGPKEPSLLCANGFRDTTRIASGSPEMWRDIALANRENILRAVEAFGAELDNFQRALKRSDGRRLLKLFQQAKARRDAWSHRAGSPSPE, encoded by the coding sequence GTGAAGCCCGAAACTTGCCCGGTGCGATGGAAGAAAGTCACTGTAGTAGGCGTAGGCTTGTTGGGCGGTTCGCTGGGATTGGCGCTCAGGCAACGCCGGCTGGCCGATTGCGTGGCCGGTTACGTCCGGCGCGCCTCGAGCGTTCGAGAGTGCGAGCATCTCGGCGCGGTGGATTTTGCCACGCGCGACCTGGGGCGTGCTGTTTCAGGCGCTGACTTGGTAGTGCTCTGCACGCCGATCGCTCAAATGCGCCCGCTGGCCTTGGAGATGGCCGGCCACCTAACGCGCGGGGCGATTGTTACCGATGTCGGCAGTGTGAAGGAGACCCTCGTTCGAGACCTGGAAGGCCTGCTGGCGCCGGTTGGGGCCTTTGTTGTGGGCAGTCATCCGATGGCCGGCGCAGAAAAAATGGGTGTCGCTGCGGCGCGGGCGGATTTGTTCGCCAACGCCATTTGCGTCGTTACCCCAACACGCAATTCCGACCCGCGCGGAGTGAGGCAAGTGGAACACTTGTGGAAATCTGTGGGCGCGCGCGTGGTCCGGCTAAGCCCGACAACCCATGACCGGCTGGTCAGCCGCTCGAGTCATCTGCCGCATGTCGTAGCGGCGCAATTGGCCAATTTCGTTCTTACTTCCAAAGGACCAAAGGAACCATCCTTGCTTTGCGCTAACGGCTTCCGCGATACCACGCGCATCGCCTCCGGCTCGCCCGAGATGTGGCGTGATATTGCCCTGGCCAATCGCGAAAATATCCTGCGCGCTGTCGAGGCATTTGGCGCTGAACTCGACAATTTTCAGCGGGCGCTTAAACGCAGTGACGGGCGGCGCCTCTTAAAATTATTTCAACAGGCCAAAGCCCGACGGGACGCGTGGTCGCACCGGGCCGGCTCGCCATCACCGGAATGA